In Sphaerospermopsis torques-reginae ITEP-024, the genomic window GGCAGCTTCGGAATCGGCAACAACAAAATCAATAATTCGTTGACGCGCCCAAAAACGGTCTAAAGGACGTGATACACTGGCTCTGGTAAAGAACAAATCAATCCAAGGCACTTGGTAAAGCCAGCGTGGCCGAACTTGGAGAAATTTTTGACCCTTTGAGCGAAACTGCTCAAATGCTTCTTTAAGATAAATTCCACCACCAGCATTAATACAAATAACTCCTTTAACACAGTCAGGTAATTGAGCCGCTGTCCATAGAGCAATAGTACCTCCCAAAGAATGACCAATCAGCCAAACACTCTTGAGATTGAGAACTTCCAGCAGAGCTATTAAATCTTGAGAGTATGCGAAAGGAGAATACAGAGAATCAGCAGTATAGCTAACTAATTTAGGATCTGTGGTGGAATTGAGCTTTAGTTTGTGCAGTTTTTGGGCGTTTCGGCTGTGATTAAAATCAAATTTTGCCTGAGACTGAGATTCACCAAAACCTCGCAAATCATAAGACAAGCACTGAAAATCAACTGATAGGCGAGAAATCACAGGTTGCCAGTATCCACGACTGTTGAGCCAACCGTGGATAAACA contains:
- a CDS encoding alpha/beta fold hydrolase gives rise to the protein MATIEIFGVHHAYELTAPTSCPHALVFIHGWLNSRGYWQPVISRLSVDFQCLSYDLRGFGESQSQAKFDFNHSRNAQKLHKLKLNSTTDPKLVSYTADSLYSPFAYSQDLIALLEVLNLKSVWLIGHSLGGTIALWTAAQLPDCVKGVICINAGGGIYLKEAFEQFRSKGQKFLQVRPRWLYQVPWIDLFFTRASVSRPLDRFWARQRIIDFVVADSEAALGTLLDSTTEEEVNRLPQLVSQIKQPVYFLAGADDKLMEPKYVRHLASFHRLFQYVGDNFIEIPNCGHLAMLEQPDAVADHIRSLVIGDW